In Planctomycetia bacterium, one DNA window encodes the following:
- the flhF gene encoding flagellar biosynthesis protein FlhF: MSTQLKTFRGRSMPEALARVKAALGRDAVILHTRSIQRGGLLGLGAHTEIEITATADSRVPIVRARESGESSRSNQPSQPSRLGVPRRPPDAGMGTLHAAPRLTQVDSGNVVPGPLPPSKGSIKPAPIPAAPRLDDAALLEEISAIRAMVEELSSRAPANRTPDVPAELVQHYSRVIGQQVADELAKELIDRVAEATVGLPPSERSSGSPEFQQRVEAELTRCIAEMMPPAEALTLRGDGQPTVIALVGPTGVGKTTTIAKLAANLTLREGRRAGLITQDHYRIAAVEQLATYARILRIPMEPVLTPQAMREAIQKLSSVDVILIDTAGRSQRDGARLAELKEFLAAAQPDQIHLVLSSTAGESALREAMERFAQVGARHVVFTKLDEAVGFGVLLNVLHKTGLRMSYFTTGQTVPDDIEPAAAHRVARLIVGGATADPEDSTLPLGAARRKEGYIA, encoded by the coding sequence TTGTCGACGCAACTGAAGACGTTTCGCGGCCGGTCCATGCCTGAAGCGCTGGCGCGCGTGAAGGCGGCGCTGGGGCGGGATGCGGTCATCCTGCACACGCGGTCGATCCAGCGCGGCGGGTTGCTGGGTCTGGGCGCGCACACGGAGATTGAGATCACGGCGACGGCGGATTCGCGCGTGCCGATTGTTCGGGCGCGAGAAAGCGGCGAATCGAGCCGATCGAATCAACCGAGTCAACCGAGTCGGCTTGGCGTGCCGCGCCGGCCTCCGGATGCGGGCATGGGGACACTCCACGCGGCGCCGCGATTGACCCAAGTGGATTCCGGCAACGTTGTACCAGGCCCGCTGCCGCCGTCAAAGGGGTCGATAAAACCGGCACCGATACCGGCCGCACCGCGTCTGGATGACGCCGCGTTGCTGGAGGAGATCAGCGCGATTCGCGCGATGGTGGAGGAGCTTTCGAGCCGAGCGCCCGCGAATCGCACGCCGGATGTTCCCGCTGAATTGGTGCAACATTATTCGCGCGTGATCGGCCAGCAGGTTGCGGACGAACTGGCGAAGGAGCTGATCGATCGCGTCGCAGAGGCAACTGTAGGTCTCCCGCCTTCGGAGCGGTCTTCGGGCTCGCCGGAGTTCCAGCAGCGCGTGGAGGCTGAACTGACGCGTTGCATCGCCGAGATGATGCCGCCCGCCGAGGCGCTGACCTTGCGCGGCGACGGGCAGCCGACGGTGATCGCGCTGGTCGGCCCGACGGGCGTGGGGAAGACGACGACGATCGCGAAGCTGGCCGCGAACCTGACGTTGCGTGAAGGGCGTCGGGCAGGCCTGATCACGCAGGATCATTACCGGATTGCGGCGGTCGAGCAGCTCGCGACGTATGCTCGAATCCTGCGCATCCCCATGGAGCCGGTGCTGACGCCGCAGGCGATGCGGGAGGCGATCCAGAAGCTTTCGAGCGTTGATGTCATTCTGATTGACACGGCCGGGCGGAGTCAGCGCGATGGGGCGAGGCTGGCGGAATTGAAAGAGTTTCTCGCCGCCGCGCAGCCCGATCAGATTCACCTTGTTCTCTCGAGCACGGCCGGAGAATCGGCGCTGCGCGAGGCGATGGAACGGTTTGCGCAGGTCGGCGCGCGACACGTGGTGTTCACGAAGCTGGATGAAGCGGTGGGGTTCGGCGTATTGCTCAACGTGCTGCACAAGACGGGCCTGCGCATGTCGTACTTCACGACGGGCCAGACGGTGCCGGACGACATCGAGCCGGCGGCGGCGCATCGCGTCGCGCGGTTGATCGTCGGCGGCGCGACGGCGGACCCGGAGGATTCGACTTTGCCGCTCGGCGCGGCACGGCGGAAGGAGGGGTACATCGCGTGA
- a CDS encoding MinD/ParA family protein produces the protein MSALPLDQASRLRDLMARSGSSADAGIRPVPAMHEAPRAARVIAIASGKGGVGKTNVAVNLGICLARLRRRVVLIDADLGTANVDVLMKLASPYDLSHVASGRRSVDDVLMAVRPGLRVLRGASGMSAVADLDPRARGALIEQLTGLESACDLILIDCGAGISQNVVAFAAAADDVLVVLTPEPPAMTDAYALIKAMQHQPARGTLGLLVNQAGGYREGRECAERVAGVARRFLNATVDVIGQIPRDGHVSQAVRMRVPVVERYPRSPAAKALAILAERMEGRAVGLAGRHGFFHRVTRFFC, from the coding sequence GTGAGTGCGTTGCCGCTGGATCAGGCCAGTCGACTGCGCGATCTGATGGCGCGCAGCGGGTCGAGCGCGGATGCGGGGATTCGTCCGGTCCCGGCGATGCACGAAGCGCCGCGCGCCGCGCGCGTGATCGCGATCGCCAGCGGCAAGGGGGGCGTCGGCAAGACAAATGTAGCAGTCAACCTCGGCATCTGCCTGGCCCGTCTGCGCCGGCGCGTTGTGCTGATCGACGCCGACCTCGGCACGGCCAACGTCGATGTGCTGATGAAACTCGCCTCGCCCTATGACCTGTCGCACGTCGCGAGCGGCCGCCGATCGGTGGACGACGTGCTGATGGCGGTGCGGCCGGGCCTGCGCGTGCTGCGTGGAGCGTCCGGGATGAGCGCGGTGGCGGACCTGGACCCGCGCGCGCGGGGCGCGTTGATCGAGCAATTGACGGGGCTGGAGTCCGCCTGTGATTTGATTCTGATCGACTGCGGAGCGGGTATTTCGCAAAACGTCGTCGCCTTCGCCGCTGCGGCGGATGATGTGCTCGTGGTGCTCACGCCCGAACCGCCAGCCATGACGGATGCCTACGCGCTGATCAAGGCGATGCAGCACCAGCCGGCGCGAGGAACGCTGGGATTGCTCGTGAACCAGGCGGGCGGCTACCGCGAGGGCCGGGAGTGCGCCGAGCGAGTGGCAGGGGTGGCGAGGCGATTTTTGAATGCGACGGTGGACGTGATCGGGCAGATTCCGCGCGACGGGCACGTGAGCCAGGCGGTTCGGATGCGCGTACCGGTGGTGGAGCGGTATCCGCGCAGCCCTGCGGCCAAGGCGTTGGCAATACTGGCAGAGCGGATGGAAGGGCGCGCGGTAGGGCTGGCGGGGCGTCACGGATTCTTCCATCGCGTTACACGATTTTTCTGCTGA
- a CDS encoding FliA/WhiG family RNA polymerase sigma factor codes for MVQTETDVKAIWKQYKKEPTQALRNQLIEQYMHIVRFNAERVHAKLPTEVDVDDLISAGMFGLIDAIDAFDLDRGVKFETYCSPRVRGAILDELRSMDWVPRLVRNRSQKIQSATKALQSELGRIPSEREVAERIGVSAEEYDRMSRDSLAVSMTSLSRKAYGGDSSRDLTEIDVIKDQSAEDPVRELQKADLKQLIQKGLSSTERLILILYYYEEMTMKEIGLTLDLSESRVSQMHSAIVERLRFQLRQRDKEFRL; via the coding sequence ATGGTACAGACCGAGACGGATGTCAAAGCGATTTGGAAGCAGTACAAGAAGGAACCGACCCAGGCGCTGCGAAACCAGCTCATCGAGCAGTACATGCACATCGTGCGGTTCAATGCCGAGCGCGTGCATGCCAAGCTGCCGACCGAGGTGGACGTGGACGATCTGATCTCGGCGGGCATGTTCGGCCTGATCGACGCGATCGACGCGTTTGATCTGGACCGCGGCGTGAAGTTCGAGACCTACTGCTCGCCGCGCGTGCGCGGGGCGATCCTCGACGAGCTGCGCTCGATGGACTGGGTGCCGCGGCTCGTGCGCAACCGGTCGCAAAAGATTCAAAGCGCCACCAAGGCCCTGCAAAGCGAACTGGGGCGCATCCCCAGCGAGCGCGAAGTGGCCGAGCGCATCGGGGTGTCGGCCGAGGAGTACGACCGCATGTCGCGCGATTCGCTGGCGGTCTCGATGACCAGTCTGTCGCGCAAGGCGTACGGCGGCGATTCATCGCGCGACCTGACGGAAATCGACGTCATCAAGGACCAGAGCGCCGAGGACCCGGTCAGGGAGCTCCAGAAGGCCGATCTGAAGCAGTTGATCCAGAAAGGCCTCTCATCCACGGAGCGCCTGATTCTGATCCTGTATTACTATGAAGAGATGACCATGAAGGAGATCGGCCTGACGCTGGACCTTTCGGAGAGCCGCGTCAGTCAGATGCATTCGGCGATCGTGGAACGCCTGCGTTTTCAGCTTCGCCAGCGCGACAAGGAGTTTCGTCTCTGA
- the nuoD gene encoding NADH dehydrogenase (quinone) subunit D codes for MTTLTDLQPTTLQRDDLGGDLWTLNFGPQHPATHTTLRLVLELDGETVVGCTPHIGYLHSGFEKLGEHLNYDQYVVVTDRMNYISPMANNIAWHTACEKLFGIELTPRCKAIRTIIAELARIQDHLLCLGTAGLDLGGFTAFLYAFNEREYIYDLFEEVCGARFTTSYTRVGGLMYDIPPEWPDHVKAFIKRLPNALNDFESLLTRNRIFVERTRGIGVLSKEDAIAWSWTGPLARSAGVVRDLRKDEPYLCYADNWDGKGSSGVDFKVPIATGGDVFDRYLVRLEEMRQSIHIIQQLIDNIPSGPVNVLPNAKTALPDKREVYFSIEGLIHHFERIMTNRGFEPPIGEAYGVNETANGELGFYLASDGGNTPYRARCRPPSFINYQVFPKLVIGHCISDIVAVLGSLNIIAAELDR; via the coding sequence ATGACAACCCTCACCGACCTTCAACCGACGACGCTCCAGCGCGACGATCTCGGCGGCGATCTGTGGACCCTTAACTTCGGCCCGCAGCACCCGGCCACGCACACTACCCTGCGCCTCGTGCTTGAATTGGACGGCGAGACCGTCGTCGGCTGCACGCCGCACATCGGTTACCTGCACAGCGGCTTCGAGAAGCTGGGCGAGCACTTGAACTACGATCAGTACGTCGTCGTCACCGATCGCATGAATTACATCAGCCCGATGGCCAACAACATCGCCTGGCACACCGCCTGCGAAAAGCTATTCGGCATCGAGCTGACGCCGCGCTGCAAGGCGATTCGCACCATCATCGCCGAACTGGCCCGCATCCAGGACCATCTGCTCTGCCTCGGCACGGCCGGGCTGGACCTGGGCGGCTTCACGGCGTTCCTCTACGCCTTCAACGAGCGCGAATACATTTATGACCTGTTTGAGGAAGTCTGCGGGGCTCGCTTCACCACGAGTTACACGCGCGTCGGCGGATTGATGTACGACATCCCCCCGGAATGGCCCGACCACGTGAAGGCGTTCATTAAACGGCTCCCAAACGCACTCAACGATTTTGAATCGCTGCTCACGCGCAATCGCATCTTCGTCGAACGCACGCGCGGCATCGGCGTGCTCTCAAAGGAAGACGCCATCGCGTGGAGCTGGACCGGCCCCCTGGCGCGATCGGCCGGCGTGGTGCGCGATCTGCGAAAGGACGAACCCTACCTGTGCTATGCCGACAACTGGGACGGCAAGGGTTCCAGCGGGGTGGATTTCAAGGTGCCCATTGCCACCGGCGGCGACGTGTTCGACCGTTACCTTGTGCGGCTGGAGGAGATGCGCCAGTCGATCCATATCATCCAGCAACTTATCGATAATATCCCGAGCGGCCCGGTCAACGTCCTGCCCAACGCCAAGACCGCCCTGCCCGACAAGCGTGAAGTCTATTTCTCCATCGAGGGATTGATCCATCACTTCGAGAGGATCATGACCAACCGCGGCTTTGAGCCGCCCATCGGCGAAGCCTACGGCGTAAACGAAACCGCCAACGGCGAACTGGGCTTCTATCTCGCCTCCGACGGCGGCAACACGCCTTACCGCGCTCGCTGCCGCCCGCCGAGTTTCATCAACTACCAGGTGTTTCCCAAACTGGTGATCGGCCACTGCATCAGCGACATCGTCGCCGTACTCGGCAGTTTGAACATCATCGCGGCGGAGCTGGACCGATGA